From Quercus lobata isolate SW786 chromosome 11, ValleyOak3.0 Primary Assembly, whole genome shotgun sequence:
gatataattATTGATATTTGTTCTTCGGAAAATTTTACAAGAATGAAGGGCTTAAAAAGAActtgtaatctaatggtggatttgtcaaatttcatatttgataaaaaaatattgagtgaagttgtaacatatatgtgtgtgtgtgtgtatgtaggCTATATCtctattcaatatctttttatcgGATATGAATTTTaagtttctttgttttggatCACGTTTAGCTCGCTCTACTTGTTTTGacattaacattttttgaaaaatgaatcatttttcaaaaatcattttctagaaaattattttattttcttatatttagtAGCGACCTTAaaatgagttagaaaattatttattgacttcccttatttagcgtTATTTAGTTTTGTGTAAGATATAATTGTTTTCCTTATTTAGTCGCATGAggtaaaattgtttttaagataaatttagccaaaaacaactctatctcattccaaattaaataagggaagttaaaaTGATATtctcaaacacaaaaaaatgataaaaatactttcacataatttttttcattgaaacaaatgaagtagtgaaaaactttataaattgaACTAATTAGAATGAAATGGTTaccttaaatttttatttttatttttaattattataggATTTGAATCTATGATGTTTATTTTacgatgattttttttattatcatatcaaAACACCAATAAATTTTTGCTATAAATGAAATTCAAACTTAAATCCTTTATTAGACAACCcaaaaaaactttataaattgaACAAATGGAGtctctttgttttatttatctatGACTTAATCATGTCCCACTTGGACATGCTTAACGCAAAAGAAGGTTGTTTATATGTGTTGGGAATGATCTCTGTAATTTATTAGCAGActgaagaaaagaaggaaacaaaAGAGACTGAGAAGACCACCGATGTCTCatcagagaaaaaagaagaaaccttGAACAAGGAAATTGAAGGGAATGAGAAAACCACCGAAGTCTCAttagagaaaaaggaagaaacgTTGAACAAGGAAATTAAAGAGAGTGAGAAAGCCACCGAAGTCTCAtcagagaaaaatgaagaagcgCCAAAGAAGGAAACTAAAGTAACTGAGAGGGCCATCGAAGTCttattagagaaaaaagaagaagccccAAAGACAGAAACTAAAGAGAATGAGAAGACCACCGAAGTCTCATCAATGAAAAATGAAGAAGCACCAAAGAAGGAAACTAAAGAGAATGAGAAGGCCACTGAAGTCTCATcagtgaaaaaagaagaacCCCCAAAGAAGGAAACTAAAGAGAATGAGAAGACCACTGAAGTCTCGTcagtgaaaaaagaagaacCCCCAAAGAAGGAAACTAAAGAGAATGAGAAGACCACTGAAGTCTTGTcagtgaaaaaagaagaacCCAAGACCACTGAAGTCTCATcagtgaaaaaagaagaacCCCCAAAGAAGGAAACTAAAGAGAATGAGATGACCATCGAAGTCTCATcagtgaaaaaagaagaacCCCCAAAGAAGGAAACTAAAGAGAATGAGAAGACCATCGAAGTCTCATcagtgaaaaaagaagaaaccccAGCAAGGAAGGAAACTAAAGAAAATGAGAAGACCATCGGAGTCTCATcagtgaaaaaagaagaaaccccGAGGAAGGAAACTAGAGAGAATGAGAAGACCACCGAAGTCTCATCAgtgataaaagaagaaaccccGAGGAAGGAAACTAGAGAGAATGAGAAGACCACCGAAGTCTCATCAgtgataaaagaagaaaccccGAGGAAGGAAACTAGAGAGAATGAGAAGACCACCGAAGTCTCATcagtgaaaaaagaagaacCCCAAAGACTGGGGGGGTAAAGGGGGAACCAGCAGATCAGAA
This genomic window contains:
- the LOC115966521 gene encoding FK506-binding protein 4-like, whose amino-acid sequence is MGNCGSLPKTKGDNDAVPAPELAEEEAVVKEEVKPQIEEVKKDDANVEKQTDGGVNPADDSKVSSLGSLFSNKTEEKKETKETEKTTDVSSEKKEETLNKEIEGNEKTTEVSLEKKEETLNKEIKESEKATEVSSEKNEEAPKKETKVTERAIEVLLEKKEEAPKTETKENEKTTEVSSMKNEEAPKKETKENEKATEVSSVKKEEPPKKETKENEKTTEVSSVKKEEPPKKETKENEKTTEVLSVKKEEPKTTEVSSVKKEEPPKKETKENEMTIEVSSVKKEEPPKKETKENEKTIEVSSVKKEETPARKETKENEKTIGVSSVKKEETPRKETRENEKTTEVSSVIKEETPRKETRENEKTTEVSSVIKEETPRKETRENEKTTEVSSVKKEEPQRLGG